The following proteins come from a genomic window of Mustela lutreola isolate mMusLut2 chromosome 6, mMusLut2.pri, whole genome shotgun sequence:
- the ZNF165 gene encoding zinc finger protein 165 — MTTESKKATAQNLQEHEGLLIVKIEEEDFVWRQDTSLQRSDDPFRQELCRQLFRQFCYQDSAGPREALSRLRELCHQWLQPETHSKEQILELLVLEQFLTILPEELQTWVQEHGPENGEEVVTLLEDLERGADEAVVQVPVHAHEQEILGKKVVPPGSALSVQLQPVDPKALCGSSASLLQDGDNESENNGFMPKLDIFEKMESQRILSGRISGFMSEGTAEPQNICKSAGRLKKQWEKESGGAQRPSSAQDGGFSKILTHKNTLTGSSSHDGCERSLNLNSSELTHQKSCKHSTYDQSFKWNPDFIKHQRIYVGEKIHQYGTSLKSSNLIQHAAIFSGEKTHQCNECGKAFRHSSKLIRHQRIHTGERPYECNECGKGFGGSSDLIRHQRIHTGERPFECKECGRAFSLNSHLILHQRIHTREKPYECSECGKTFRVSSHLIRHLRIHTGEKPYECNECGRAFSQSSHLRQHQRIHKRENLLM, encoded by the exons ATGACGACAGAATCAAAGAAAGCTACAGCTCAGAACCTTCAGGAGCATGAAGGGCTTCTGATAGTGAAGATAGAAGAGGAAGATTTTGTCTGGAGGCAGGACACTTCCCTCCAGAGAAGCGACGACCCCTTTAGGCAGGAGCTCTGCCGACAGCTTTTCAGGCAGTTCTGCTACCAGGATTCGGCTGGGCCCCGTGAGGCCCTGAGCCGGCTGCGGGAGCTCTGCCATCAGTGGCTGCAGCCCGAGACACACAGCAAGGAGCAGATCCTCGAGCTGCTGGTGCTGGAGCAGTTCCTGACCATCCTGCCTGAGGAGCTGCAGACCTGGGTACAAGAACATGGCCCAGAGAATGGAGAGGAGGTGGTCACTCTACTGGAAGATTTGGAGAGAGGTGCTGATGAAGCAGTAGTCCAG gtTCCAGTCCATGCACACGAACAAGAGATACTCGGGAAGAAGGTGGTGCCTCCTGGATCGGCACTGAGTGTCCAGTTGCAGCCAGTGGACCCCAAGGCCCTTTGTGGTTCCTCAGCATCCCTTCTGCAGGATGGCG ataATGAGAGTGAAAACAATGGATTCATGCCAAAGTtggacatttttgaaaaaatggaATCACAGAGGATTCTATCAGGAAGAATTTCAGGATTCATGTCAGAAGGAACTGCTGAGCCTCAAAACATCTGTAAGTCTGCAGGCAGGCTAAAgaagcaatgggaaaaagaatcaGGGGGTGCTCAGAGACCATCATCTGCTCAGGATGGAGGTTTTAGTAAAATCCTTACCCACAAAAATACACTTACAGGTAGCAGTAGCCATGATGGTTGTGAGAGAAGCTTAAACCTGAATTCAAGTGAATTGACACACCAGAAATCTTGTAAACACAGTACCTATGACCAAAGTTTCAAATGGAATCCAGATTTTATTAAGCATCAAAGAATTTATGTTGGAGAGAAAATTCACCAATATGGAACATCTCTCAAGAGCTCAAACCTTATTCAACATGCAGCAATTTTTAGTGGGGAGAAAACCCACCagtgtaatgaatgtgggaaagctttTAGACATAGCTCAAAGCTTATCAGGCATCAGAGAATCCACACTGGAGAGAGGCCTTATGAATGTAATGAGTGTGGGAAAGGCTTTGGGGGGAGTTCAGATCTTATTAGacaccagagaattcacactggagaaagaCCCTTTGAATGCAAAGAATGTGGGAGAGCATTCAGCCTGAACTCCCATCTCATCTtgcatcagagaattcacaccagagagaaaccctatgaatgtagtgaatgtgggaaaaccttcagAGTGAGCTCACACCTCATTCGACACCTGAGaatccacactggagagaaaccctatgaatgcaACGAGTGTGGGAGAGCCTTCAGTCAGAGTTCACACCTTCGTCAACACCAAAGAATTCACAAGAGGGAAAACCTGTTAATGTAA
- the LOC131833040 gene encoding putative olfactory receptor 1F12P: MEKGNQTSVSGFLLLGFSGWPEQQALLFVFFLCLYLTGLFGNLLILLAIVSDRRLHTPMYFFLSNLSVVDICLPSSTVPKMLLNIQAQTQTISYPGCLAQMYFCMMFANMDNFLLTVMAYDRYVAICHPLHYSTIMTRRLCASLVAVPWVLATLNPLLHTLMLTRLHFCSNNIIHHFFCDISSLFPLSCSDTSLNQFIVLAAVGLIFVVPAGCIMASYIFIISAVMKIPSAQGKLKAFSTCGSHLALVILFYGAITGVYMSPSSNHSSEKDSATSVVFMVIAPMLNPFIYSLRNSELKRALKKAVGQTKTISQ; encoded by the coding sequence ATggaaaaaggaaaccaaaccaGTGTCTCTGGATTTCTCCTCTTGGGCTTTTCAGGTTGGCCAGAGCAACAGGCTCTcctctttgtattttttctgtgtctctaCCTAACAGGGCTCTTTGGAAACTTGCTCATCTTGCTGGCTATCGTCTCAGACCGTCGCCTCCACAcacccatgtatttcttcctttccaatctctcTGTGGTAGACATCTGTCTCCCTTCATCTACCGTCCCCAAGATGCTGCTGAACATCCAAGCACAGACTCAGACCATCTCCTACCCTGGCTGCCTGGCTCAGATGTATTTCTGTATGATGTTTGCCAACATGGACAACTTCCTTCTCACAGTGATGGCGTATGACCGTTATGTGGCCATTTGTCACCCTTTGCATTACTCCACCATTATGACTCGGCGCCTTTGTGCCTCTCTGGTGGCTGTGCCTTGGGTCCTCGCCACTTTGAATCCCCTCTTGCACACCCTCATGCTCACCCGTCTGCACTTCTGCTCTAACAACATCATCCACCATTTCTTCTGTGATATcagctctctcttccccctctcctgtTCTGACACCAGTCTCAATCAGTTCATAGTTCTGGCCGCGGTGGGGCTGATCTTTGTGGTACCTGCAGGATGTATCATGGCATCCtatatcttcatcatctctgctGTGATGAAAATCCCTTCTGCTCAAGGAAAACTCAAGGCTTTCTCCACCTGTGGATCTCACCTTGCCTTggtcattcttttctatggcgcAATCACAGGAGTCTATATGAGCCCCTCATCCAACCATTCATCTGAAAAAGATTCAGCCACATCAGTGGTCTTCATGGTCATAGCCCCTATGTTGAATCCCTTCATATACAGTCTAAGAAACAGTGAGCTGAAACGGGCATTAAAGAAGGCTGTAGGTCAGACCAAAACCATATCCCAGTGA